In a single window of the Pseudomonas entomophila genome:
- a CDS encoding LysR family transcriptional regulator, translating to MNRNDLRRVDLNLLIVFETLMHERSVTRAAEKLFLGQPAISAALSRLRSLFDDPLFVRTGRSMEPSARAHEIFALLSPALDSISTAVSRAAEFDPATSNAVFRIGLSDDAEFALLPQLLKRIRAEAPGIVLVVRRVNYLLMPTLLASGEISVGVSYTSELPANAKRKVLRRSMPKLLRADSMPGSITLDDFCARPHALVSFAGDLSGFIDEALDEIGRKRHVVLAVPQFNGLGSLLAGTDIVATVPDYTADALTAAGGLRAEDLPLEVRTFELHMAWRGAQDNDPAEKWLRSRIQMFFGDPDSL from the coding sequence ATGAATCGTAACGACTTGCGTCGCGTAGACCTCAACCTGCTGATCGTGTTCGAAACGCTCATGCATGAACGCAGTGTGACCCGCGCCGCCGAGAAACTGTTCCTCGGCCAGCCGGCGATCAGCGCCGCGCTGTCGCGCCTGCGCAGCCTGTTCGACGACCCGTTGTTCGTGCGCACTGGCCGTAGCATGGAGCCCTCTGCCCGCGCCCACGAGATCTTCGCCCTGCTGTCGCCGGCGCTGGACTCGATTTCCACCGCCGTCAGCCGCGCCGCCGAATTCGACCCGGCCACCAGCAATGCTGTGTTCCGCATCGGCCTTTCCGACGATGCCGAATTCGCCCTGCTGCCGCAGTTGCTCAAGCGCATCCGCGCCGAAGCCCCTGGCATCGTGCTGGTGGTGCGCCGGGTCAACTACCTGCTGATGCCCACCCTGCTCGCCTCCGGCGAAATTTCGGTGGGCGTGAGCTACACCAGCGAACTGCCCGCCAACGCCAAGCGCAAGGTGCTGCGCCGCAGCATGCCCAAACTGCTGCGCGCCGATAGCATGCCGGGCAGCATCACCCTGGACGACTTCTGTGCCCGGCCCCACGCGCTGGTGTCGTTCGCCGGCGATCTGTCGGGGTTCATTGACGAAGCGCTGGACGAGATCGGCCGCAAGCGCCATGTGGTGCTGGCGGTGCCGCAGTTCAACGGGCTGGGGAGCTTGCTGGCGGGGACCGATATCGTTGCCACGGTACCAGACTACACGGCCGATGCATTGACCGCAGCGGGTGGGTTGCGGGCCGAGGACCTGCCGCTGGAGGTGCGCACGTTCGAGTTGCACATGGCCTGGCGCGGGGCGCAGGACAATGATCCGGCGGAGAAATGGTTGCGCTCGCGGATACAGATGTTCTTCGGCGACCCTGACAGCCTCTGA
- a CDS encoding sigma-70 family RNA polymerase sigma factor, producing MNSPVAPFDFHRCLEACAKGDRRALQALYDHEGARLLGVARRIARDDASAEDIVHDAFIRIWTRAASFDPARGSARGWIYSITRHLALNSIRDSRRETVLDEADMDTTPTLHGGLDEIDLWSGSAKIYRCLEKLQPAPQRCILHAYVDGCSHAEIAGLLGAPLGTVKAWIKRSLKALRECLE from the coding sequence TTGAACTCGCCTGTCGCCCCCTTCGACTTTCACCGCTGCCTGGAGGCCTGCGCAAAGGGCGACCGGCGCGCCCTGCAGGCGCTTTACGACCACGAAGGCGCGCGCCTGCTGGGCGTTGCCCGGCGCATCGCGCGTGACGACGCCAGCGCAGAAGACATCGTCCATGATGCGTTTATCCGCATCTGGACCCGCGCCGCCAGCTTCGACCCGGCGCGCGGCTCGGCGCGCGGCTGGATCTACAGCATCACCCGCCACCTGGCACTGAATTCGATCCGCGATTCGCGCCGTGAAACTGTGCTGGACGAAGCCGATATGGACACGACGCCCACATTGCACGGGGGACTCGATGAAATTGACCTCTGGTCAGGGTCGGCGAAGATCTACCGTTGCCTCGAAAAACTGCAGCCTGCACCGCAGCGTTGCATCCTGCACGCCTATGTGGACGGCTGCAGCCACGCCGAAATCGCCGGGCTGCTGGGGGCGCCATTGGGCACCGTCAAAGCCTGGATCAAGCGCAGCCTAAAGGCATTGCGGGAGTGCCTGGAATGA
- a CDS encoding AAA domain-containing protein, with amino-acid sequence MASIQMDGEDKTATISNWAIRWSDNCQALELTCHYPSRKKDTRPLSNCLVSPTRELTNVLLTKPGSTVVTPIAKATIYGERYAVVHYPGASKPYVFKMEGIGFTAATAMKESPVFRYFTDVAHARQDQAESNNDREIASNVVRQLEKLPAIEGTALQAFCTGCNGTLVPGQGLIYPFGLNESQVLAVERAFCAQISVIEGPPGTGKTQTILNILANILLRGQTVAVLSNNNAAVENVYEKLKKCGLSHLVAKLGKRDNRKAFFDDLPAWPSCEPEPAPSLDEIQALLARLKHHLQNHNRAAQLQIELDELALERRYLEQWQAESDVQAAGSLGKYGLTPRKTADLMAYLAHLGEQRIHLKDRIELLFKFRIFRTKPFAEGEARMAVFHALQMHYYDKSLQEKEAELRACRESLANANFTALLKELTTASMLHLKQHLQRQVPPPDHFDAGTYLRHFDAFVQRFPILGSGTHSLVNSITPGAILDYVIIDEASLQDIVPGILPLGCAKNLIVVGDNRQLPHIPVKLGLQAPTEAYDCERYSLLDSCIAVFQDALPRTLLKEHYRCHPKIIQFCNQQFYDNALVPMTEDKGEAPLRLVVTAKGNHARQNTNLRELDSLLKVLEDEQQPAGIDGEGRGYIAPFRAQVNLSDTRLPADFVKDTVHKFQGRECDEIVFSTVLDKKRYNQTQRRLDFVDDPRMINVAVSRAKHRFTLVTGDEVFTDNNGHIAALIRYISYYAQDKQIVRAPVVSAFDLLYREYDQSLARLNARLRPEDSRYKSEQIVAQLLREALSAPAYQALMFHAQIKLDQLASPGNPEWTERQRAFMRRASCDFVIYFKVGKTPLGVIEVDGGYHDRPEQVARDTLKNDILAKSGISILRLRTVESDSAQRVGDFIDQWANPRHDT; translated from the coding sequence ATGGCTTCGATTCAAATGGATGGTGAGGACAAGACCGCAACAATCAGCAACTGGGCGATTCGCTGGAGCGATAACTGCCAAGCCTTGGAATTGACCTGCCATTACCCCTCCAGGAAAAAAGACACCCGCCCACTCAGCAACTGTCTAGTATCTCCCACCCGCGAGTTGACCAATGTACTGCTGACGAAGCCCGGCAGCACAGTCGTCACGCCCATCGCCAAGGCTACGATCTATGGCGAACGATATGCCGTGGTGCACTACCCTGGCGCCAGTAAGCCCTATGTCTTCAAGATGGAAGGCATCGGCTTTACCGCCGCAACGGCGATGAAGGAATCACCTGTCTTCCGCTATTTCACTGATGTGGCGCATGCCCGGCAGGATCAGGCAGAGTCAAACAATGATCGTGAAATCGCCAGCAATGTCGTGCGCCAGCTTGAAAAACTGCCCGCTATCGAGGGCACTGCCCTGCAAGCCTTTTGCACGGGGTGCAACGGTACGTTGGTGCCCGGCCAGGGGCTCATCTATCCGTTCGGGCTGAACGAAAGCCAGGTCCTGGCGGTTGAGCGGGCGTTCTGCGCGCAAATTAGCGTGATTGAAGGCCCGCCGGGGACCGGCAAGACCCAGACCATTCTCAACATCCTCGCCAATATCCTATTACGCGGCCAGACGGTGGCGGTGCTGTCCAACAACAATGCCGCCGTTGAAAACGTCTACGAAAAGCTGAAGAAATGTGGCCTGAGCCACTTGGTCGCCAAACTCGGCAAACGGGACAACCGCAAGGCGTTCTTCGACGACCTGCCTGCATGGCCATCCTGCGAACCCGAACCAGCGCCATCCCTGGATGAGATCCAAGCCTTGCTGGCCCGCTTGAAGCACCACCTGCAAAACCACAACAGGGCGGCACAACTGCAAATCGAGCTTGACGAACTGGCCCTCGAGCGGCGCTACCTGGAGCAATGGCAGGCAGAAAGTGATGTGCAGGCCGCAGGCTCGCTGGGCAAGTACGGGCTGACCCCGCGCAAGACGGCAGACCTCATGGCCTACCTTGCTCACCTCGGCGAGCAACGCATTCACCTGAAGGACCGCATCGAGCTACTGTTCAAATTCAGAATCTTTCGCACCAAGCCTTTCGCCGAAGGCGAGGCGCGGATGGCCGTGTTTCATGCCCTGCAGATGCACTACTACGACAAGTCGCTACAGGAAAAGGAAGCAGAGCTGCGAGCGTGCCGAGAATCGTTGGCAAACGCAAACTTCACGGCCTTGCTGAAAGAACTGACAACCGCATCGATGCTGCACCTGAAACAACATCTGCAACGTCAAGTGCCGCCACCAGACCACTTCGATGCAGGAACTTACCTCAGGCATTTCGATGCCTTCGTGCAGCGTTTCCCTATTCTGGGCAGTGGCACGCACTCCCTTGTCAATTCGATCACGCCGGGAGCCATCCTCGACTACGTGATCATCGACGAAGCTTCTTTGCAGGATATTGTGCCTGGCATCCTGCCATTAGGCTGCGCCAAGAACCTGATCGTCGTTGGAGACAACCGACAGTTGCCGCACATCCCCGTAAAGCTGGGGCTTCAGGCGCCGACCGAGGCTTACGATTGCGAGCGTTACAGCCTGCTCGATTCATGCATCGCCGTTTTCCAGGACGCGCTGCCCAGGACCCTGTTGAAAGAGCATTACCGTTGCCACCCCAAGATCATCCAGTTCTGCAACCAGCAGTTCTACGACAACGCACTGGTGCCGATGACCGAGGACAAGGGCGAAGCCCCCCTGCGCCTGGTGGTGACGGCCAAAGGCAACCATGCACGGCAGAACACCAACCTTCGGGAATTGGACTCTCTGCTCAAGGTGCTTGAGGACGAGCAGCAGCCAGCCGGAATAGACGGCGAAGGCCGCGGTTACATTGCCCCATTCCGAGCCCAGGTCAACCTCTCCGACACGCGCTTACCGGCGGATTTCGTCAAGGATACCGTGCACAAGTTTCAGGGGCGGGAGTGCGACGAGATCGTCTTCTCCACCGTGCTGGACAAGAAGCGCTACAACCAGACGCAAAGACGCCTGGATTTCGTCGACGATCCACGCATGATCAACGTCGCAGTGTCGCGGGCCAAACACCGCTTCACCCTCGTAACCGGCGATGAGGTGTTCACCGACAACAATGGCCACATCGCCGCCCTGATCCGTTACATCAGCTATTACGCGCAGGACAAGCAGATCGTACGCGCGCCGGTGGTGTCGGCATTCGACTTGCTGTACCGCGAGTATGACCAGTCCCTGGCGCGCTTGAATGCCCGCCTGCGCCCCGAGGATTCGCGCTACAAATCCGAGCAGATCGTGGCGCAACTGCTGCGCGAAGCACTGTCCGCCCCGGCGTACCAGGCATTGATGTTCCACGCTCAGATCAAACTGGATCAGCTCGCATCACCCGGCAACCCAGAATGGACGGAGCGCCAGCGGGCTTTCATGAGGCGCGCCAGTTGCGACTTCGTGATCTATTTCAAAGTAGGCAAGACCCCGTTAGGGGTAATCGAGGTCGATGGCGGGTATCACGACCGACCCGAGCAGGTGGCTCGGGACACCTTGAAGAATGACATTTTGGCCAAGAGCGGCATTTCCATCCTGCGGCTGCGGACAGTCGAGAGTGATAGTGCGCAGAGAGTCGGTGACTTTATCGACCAGTGGGCGAACCCTCGCCATGACACCTAA
- a CDS encoding DUF3455 domain-containing protein encodes MSLKPSACLLACCLALALQPAHAQSALPDAVKVPDGHRVLLETVGVGEITYECRDKANTPGQTEWTFVGPKAVLNDRAGKQVGDYFGPPATWQANDGSKVTGTQLAVAPADKGAIPYQLVKANPAEGKGAMQGVSYIQRLATRGGVAPASDCTAQNKGAKQVVQYQADYVFWTAK; translated from the coding sequence ATGAGCCTCAAACCCTCCGCCTGTCTGCTCGCCTGCTGCCTCGCCCTGGCGCTGCAACCCGCTCACGCCCAATCCGCGCTGCCAGATGCGGTCAAGGTCCCCGATGGCCATCGCGTCTTGCTCGAGACCGTCGGCGTCGGCGAGATCACCTACGAGTGCCGCGACAAGGCCAACACCCCCGGCCAGACCGAATGGACCTTCGTCGGCCCCAAGGCCGTGCTCAATGACCGTGCAGGCAAACAGGTGGGCGACTACTTCGGCCCACCCGCCACCTGGCAGGCCAACGACGGATCGAAAGTCACCGGCACCCAGTTGGCGGTGGCACCTGCAGACAAGGGCGCCATACCCTATCAACTGGTAAAGGCCAACCCGGCCGAAGGCAAAGGCGCCATGCAGGGAGTCAGCTATATCCAGCGCCTGGCCACCCGCGGCGGCGTGGCGCCGGCAAGCGACTGCACGGCGCAGAACAAAGGTGCCAAGCAGGTCGTCCAGTACCAGGCCGACTATGTGTTCTGGACAGCCAAGTAA
- a CDS encoding alpha/beta hydrolase, with translation MLRLSQAGLKTLSALLMSMAMTGCTSTDRVMTPYEDVLEVNSANAVKFHSMLYFPSGTALHYPGYVVALEKSPQQIIGGPKVNEKSKELFHAYAAYFKEEEDSSTNTSHQINRIQRLDTKAMFVSHILKNGALFDQATGYVAKSHCFVYNAYVSDALAGIRKDSNLTKVSDWNTCKAPHKAEQTQSSLKSLYRESQQALKLLEQNLTEELGGSRYTHVVVVVMGWNTAQDEAIRNINDITGNLMAAAYEVGQAQKQAHDQTKALQSLQIYKPSGEEAIATRPKTDVLDTTRFRPLVIGVTWPSFWSNSFTNFFSYGNKANDADEIGLTWLNMLVNQTVPNALAASESKAKVIAIGHSFGARAMMRALFSSPALAPQQAYPQSHVNLAVGLQGAVSINRFTVGDGKEGAPYRDFAKLQKTHIALTASEHDGAAGGPVFWYDPSGSIKSWNLVCGAAAPARSATFDCLKASDTSASPNGLFSLCKVGDSHCTASTLSRNKVSYIDASDGITQFNSPGSGGGAHSDIYRLPMGRLLWRLIEQYAPSAESQVETPLAAQ, from the coding sequence ATGCTCAGGCTCTCGCAAGCAGGTTTGAAGACACTGTCCGCGCTTCTGATGTCCATGGCCATGACCGGCTGCACTTCGACGGATCGGGTGATGACGCCCTATGAAGATGTGCTGGAAGTCAATAGCGCCAATGCAGTGAAATTCCACAGCATGCTCTACTTCCCCTCCGGGACGGCCCTCCACTATCCCGGTTACGTGGTCGCACTCGAAAAGAGCCCGCAGCAGATCATCGGTGGGCCCAAGGTCAACGAAAAGAGCAAGGAGCTGTTTCACGCCTACGCTGCCTACTTCAAGGAGGAGGAAGACAGCAGCACCAATACGTCCCACCAGATCAATCGCATCCAGCGCCTGGACACCAAAGCGATGTTTGTCTCGCACATACTCAAGAATGGCGCGCTATTTGACCAGGCCACAGGCTACGTGGCCAAGTCCCATTGCTTCGTTTACAACGCTTATGTAAGCGACGCCCTGGCCGGCATCCGCAAAGACTCCAACCTGACAAAAGTCAGTGACTGGAATACCTGCAAAGCCCCGCATAAAGCGGAGCAGACTCAATCAAGCCTCAAGAGTTTGTACCGAGAGAGCCAGCAAGCACTGAAGTTGCTCGAACAAAACCTGACTGAGGAGCTTGGCGGCTCACGCTATACCCATGTCGTCGTTGTGGTCATGGGCTGGAATACCGCCCAGGACGAGGCCATACGCAATATCAACGACATCACGGGCAACCTGATGGCCGCTGCCTATGAAGTTGGCCAGGCGCAAAAGCAAGCGCATGATCAGACCAAGGCCCTGCAGAGCCTCCAGATCTACAAGCCATCAGGCGAAGAGGCCATCGCCACCCGTCCCAAGACGGACGTCCTCGACACCACTCGCTTTCGCCCTCTTGTCATCGGTGTGACCTGGCCATCGTTCTGGTCCAACTCGTTCACCAACTTCTTCAGCTATGGCAACAAGGCCAACGACGCCGACGAAATTGGCCTGACCTGGCTGAACATGCTCGTCAACCAGACCGTGCCCAATGCACTCGCCGCGTCCGAGAGCAAGGCCAAGGTCATCGCCATCGGCCATAGCTTCGGCGCACGCGCCATGATGCGTGCGCTGTTCAGTTCGCCCGCGCTGGCGCCACAGCAGGCCTATCCGCAAAGCCATGTGAACTTGGCAGTGGGCCTCCAGGGCGCGGTCAGTATCAACCGCTTCACCGTGGGTGACGGCAAGGAAGGCGCCCCCTATCGGGATTTCGCAAAACTGCAGAAAACCCATATCGCGCTTACCGCTTCGGAGCATGACGGCGCTGCCGGCGGCCCGGTGTTCTGGTACGACCCTTCCGGCTCGATCAAGTCCTGGAACTTGGTGTGTGGCGCGGCTGCTCCGGCCAGGTCCGCCACGTTCGACTGCTTGAAAGCCAGCGATACCTCCGCCTCCCCGAATGGCCTGTTCAGCCTGTGCAAGGTAGGTGACAGCCATTGCACGGCATCGACGCTGAGTCGGAACAAGGTCAGTTACATCGACGCATCCGACGGTATCACCCAATTCAACTCACCGGGTTCGGGCGGGGGCGCTCATAGTGATATCTACCGCCTTCCCATGGGTAGATTGTTGTGGCGCCTGATCGAGCAATATGCACCGAGCGCCGAGTCTCAGGTCGAGACACCGTTAGCCGCACAGTGA
- a CDS encoding anti-sigma factor codes for MKPDTAEELDSLAGEFVLGTLSPQQHATVTERLGSDPALRAAVDAWEARLLELTALTAPQPPSARLWGRIQRSLNELTAPAAQQRVKWWRRLGLWQGLSAAGLAASALLAFTLLTAPPPTTQFVVVLVAPNSQTAGWVVQTSDSRMIELIPLGQDAVPEGMALQFWTKGVQWQAPVSLGLVKPGESYRVPLQSLPPLEANQLFELTLEKSGGSPTGLPTGPVKFIGRAVKVI; via the coding sequence ATGAAGCCGGATACTGCCGAGGAATTGGACAGCCTCGCCGGCGAGTTTGTGCTGGGAACCCTGTCGCCACAGCAACACGCCACAGTGACCGAGCGCCTGGGCAGTGACCCGGCTTTGCGCGCCGCCGTGGATGCCTGGGAGGCACGTTTGCTGGAGCTGACCGCGCTGACTGCGCCGCAGCCACCGAGCGCCCGCCTGTGGGGCCGTATCCAGCGCAGCCTGAATGAACTGACCGCCCCAGCCGCACAACAGCGAGTCAAATGGTGGCGACGCCTCGGCCTGTGGCAAGGGCTGAGTGCCGCGGGGCTGGCTGCAAGCGCGCTCCTGGCGTTTACATTGCTTACTGCGCCCCCGCCCACCACCCAATTCGTGGTGGTGTTGGTGGCGCCGAACAGCCAGACCGCCGGCTGGGTGGTGCAGACCAGCGACAGCCGCATGATAGAGCTGATCCCGCTTGGCCAGGATGCTGTCCCCGAAGGCATGGCCCTTCAGTTCTGGACCAAGGGCGTACAGTGGCAAGCACCGGTTTCACTGGGCCTGGTCAAACCCGGAGAGTCCTATCGTGTTCCGCTACAGAGCCTGCCACCGCTAGAGGCCAACCAGTTGTTCGAGCTGACATTGGAGAAATCCGGCGGTTCGCCTACCGGGCTGCCGACGGGGCCGGTGAAGTTCATTGGCCGCGCGGTAAAAGTGATTTGA
- a CDS encoding helix-hairpin-helix domain-containing protein encodes MPFPVTEHNALLALKGVGPAVIARLEQMGIDSLAVLSKANACDILAQASAAVGSTCWKNSPQARAAINAAIEFAKDSQLGTP; translated from the coding sequence ATGCCATTCCCAGTGACGGAACATAATGCTTTGTTGGCCCTAAAGGGCGTAGGGCCGGCCGTTATCGCTCGCCTTGAGCAGATGGGCATTGACTCGCTAGCTGTGCTCAGCAAAGCGAATGCTTGTGACATCCTGGCTCAGGCATCGGCAGCAGTGGGATCGACTTGCTGGAAGAATAGCCCCCAAGCTCGGGCCGCCATCAACGCGGCCATCGAGTTTGCAAAGGACTCTCAGTTGGGCACACCCTAG
- a CDS encoding malate dehydrogenase — MNKLSIVGAGMVGEAAAQIIAREEYCRELMLVDVQGDLAQGKALDIWQAAVESGSDTRVHGGANAEMLQDSDLVVITAGVPRKPGQSRQDVLSINLPILDGIMQDINRHAPAATVLVVSNPVDVLTYRAWSLSGLGRGKVFGQAGVLDTARMKCFIAEETGFSARDITALVLGGHGDSMVPLMRYCAVGSVPLSHFLSSEQIERIVQRTRQGGGEILGLKKMGSACDAPGVAIAQMVDAIANGRNRILPTVAILEGEYGRSDIAMGVPCVLAAEGLARVIELPLDAQEQAMFDHSADAVVRDIAEMKAL, encoded by the coding sequence GTGAACAAGCTATCAATCGTGGGTGCCGGCATGGTCGGTGAGGCGGCGGCGCAGATCATCGCCCGAGAGGAGTACTGCCGTGAGTTGATGTTGGTCGATGTGCAGGGCGACCTGGCGCAGGGCAAGGCGCTGGACATCTGGCAGGCCGCCGTCGAGTCCGGTTCCGATACCCGGGTTCACGGCGGCGCCAACGCCGAGATGCTGCAGGATTCCGACCTGGTGGTGATCACCGCGGGCGTGCCGCGCAAGCCCGGCCAATCGCGCCAGGATGTACTGAGCATCAACCTGCCGATTCTTGACGGCATCATGCAGGACATCAACCGCCACGCCCCGGCGGCGACGGTCCTGGTGGTGTCGAACCCCGTAGACGTGCTGACCTACCGGGCCTGGAGCCTGAGTGGCCTGGGGCGCGGCAAGGTGTTCGGGCAGGCGGGGGTGCTGGATACGGCGCGCATGAAGTGCTTCATTGCCGAGGAAACCGGTTTTTCCGCCCGGGATATCACAGCGCTGGTGCTGGGTGGGCATGGCGACAGCATGGTGCCGTTGATGCGCTACTGCGCGGTCGGCTCGGTGCCGCTGTCTCACTTTCTTTCCAGTGAGCAGATAGAGCGGATTGTACAGCGCACACGCCAGGGCGGCGGCGAGATTCTGGGTTTGAAGAAAATGGGGAGCGCCTGCGATGCGCCGGGCGTGGCCATTGCGCAGATGGTGGATGCCATCGCCAACGGGCGCAACCGCATCTTGCCGACGGTCGCGATTCTCGAGGGCGAGTACGGGCGGAGCGACATTGCCATGGGTGTTCCCTGCGTGCTGGCGGCAGAGGGGCTTGCACGGGTGATCGAGTTACCCCTGGATGCGCAGGAGCAGGCGATGTTCGACCACTCTGCAGACGCGGTGGTGCGAGACATCGCTGAAATGAAGGCGTTATAG
- a CDS encoding MFS transporter — MPSASQASHGRPEHNQQSVSQQWLAILSVAVGAFALVTSEFLPVGVLNDVASDLGISAGHAGLMVTLPGIMAALAAPLLSVGIGALDRRYLLIGLTLIMIIANAVVAYATDFSLLLFGRVLLGISIGGFWATAIALSGRLAPKGVSVAQATSIIMVGVTLATVLGVPVGTWLSGLMGWRTTFLVTALVGIPVLLAQVFLLPQLNPDKAIRISDLPALFVNPKARVGLIAVLLIGLAHFAAYTYVAPFFKHNASFDGPTIGSLLLLYGVAGVLGNIFAGFAANQSVRHTLMLVALMIGVGTALFPYFATSLTGAAMLIALWGFAFGAFPACASIWMFVVAPKDVERGMPLFVAMFQVIIALGSFFGGQIVDQMGSAVLFSLATALVGCGFVTVLVLGRSVSNSLAAQPS; from the coding sequence ATGCCAAGCGCCAGCCAGGCCTCACACGGCCGTCCCGAACATAATCAGCAAAGCGTCAGCCAGCAGTGGCTGGCAATTCTCTCGGTTGCCGTGGGTGCCTTCGCCCTGGTCACCAGCGAGTTCCTCCCGGTCGGGGTGCTCAACGATGTCGCCAGCGACCTCGGCATAAGTGCCGGCCACGCCGGGCTGATGGTAACCCTGCCCGGTATCATGGCGGCCCTCGCCGCCCCCTTGTTGTCGGTGGGCATCGGCGCCCTTGACCGGCGCTACCTGCTGATCGGCCTGACACTGATCATGATCATCGCCAACGCGGTCGTGGCCTACGCCACCGACTTCAGCCTGCTGCTGTTCGGCCGGGTACTGCTGGGCATCAGCATCGGGGGCTTCTGGGCTACCGCCATTGCCCTCAGCGGCCGCCTGGCGCCCAAGGGCGTGAGCGTGGCCCAGGCCACCTCGATCATCATGGTCGGGGTGACCCTGGCCACCGTGCTGGGCGTGCCGGTGGGTACTTGGCTGAGTGGCCTGATGGGCTGGCGCACGACCTTCCTGGTCACTGCATTGGTGGGCATACCGGTACTGTTGGCGCAGGTTTTCCTGCTGCCACAGCTCAACCCGGACAAGGCCATCCGCATCAGTGACCTACCTGCCCTGTTCGTCAACCCGAAGGCTCGGGTGGGGCTGATTGCAGTGCTGCTGATCGGCCTGGCGCACTTCGCCGCGTACACCTATGTCGCGCCGTTCTTCAAGCACAACGCCAGTTTCGACGGGCCGACCATTGGTTCCCTGCTGTTGCTCTATGGCGTGGCCGGGGTACTGGGCAATATCTTCGCCGGCTTCGCCGCCAACCAGAGCGTGCGCCACACATTGATGCTGGTGGCGCTGATGATCGGCGTCGGCACCGCACTGTTCCCCTACTTCGCCACCAGCCTGACCGGCGCGGCGATGCTGATCGCGCTATGGGGCTTCGCCTTCGGCGCCTTCCCGGCCTGCGCCAGCATCTGGATGTTCGTCGTAGCGCCCAAGGATGTCGAACGCGGCATGCCGCTGTTCGTCGCCATGTTCCAGGTGATCATCGCCCTGGGCTCGTTCTTCGGCGGGCAGATCGTCGACCAGATGGGCAGCGCGGTGCTGTTCAGCCTGGCCACGGCGCTGGTTGGCTGCGGTTTTGTCACGGTGCTTGTGCTTGGGCGCAGCGTCAGCAACAGCCTGGCGGCTCAACCGTCCTGA
- a CDS encoding MFS transporter encodes MKHGVDRHLKGKGPTVAMRNIIMLRLLFVMANALGPFAALFFNRHYPLDGAAVALVITLISAVYLTGNLLGGALASRGSPRLLLLGTSLCSSVFLLLAMVLDTPIASIAMVLLFMLCAGLITPVFSLLTSLAANDGNRIASFGYLHLAHNLGGALLFVIGGYLLGLHSGYLMLFAIGASALCFVSSLFLAMPERQDQTPATRGSAWRDLVDVPRVVIIAGALFFATAVLDAQREYQLPLWLDTIAAEQAASTFAAVGLVNALLVVLLTQPLIALTARFGTLVNLALAAMCYGIGFGAYALVEHTALILSFVLFWTMGEILGITHITALISQEASLQTQARLFSLIPILLATARMVSVGLGASLIASVGFTLSWSLYGALGVLFAGVCLLWFKREGAVTPASSAQES; translated from the coding sequence ATGAAGCACGGAGTGGACAGGCATCTGAAAGGTAAAGGGCCAACGGTAGCGATGCGCAACATCATCATGCTGCGCCTGCTTTTCGTCATGGCCAACGCGCTGGGGCCATTCGCGGCGCTGTTCTTCAACCGGCACTACCCGCTCGACGGCGCGGCGGTAGCCTTGGTGATAACGCTGATCTCGGCGGTCTACCTGACGGGTAACCTGCTGGGCGGAGCCTTGGCCAGTCGCGGCTCCCCTCGCCTGCTGTTGCTGGGCACATCACTGTGCTCATCGGTCTTTCTGCTGCTGGCGATGGTGTTGGACACGCCGATCGCGTCCATCGCCATGGTGCTGCTGTTCATGCTGTGCGCAGGTTTGATCACACCGGTGTTCAGCCTGCTGACCTCGCTGGCGGCCAATGACGGCAACCGCATCGCGTCCTTCGGCTACCTGCACCTGGCCCACAACCTGGGAGGCGCGCTGCTGTTTGTCATCGGCGGGTACCTGCTCGGCCTGCACAGTGGTTACCTGATGCTGTTCGCCATCGGGGCCAGCGCCTTGTGTTTCGTCTCCAGCCTCTTTCTGGCGATGCCCGAACGCCAGGATCAGACACCTGCGACACGAGGCTCGGCCTGGCGCGACCTGGTCGACGTGCCTCGGGTCGTGATCATCGCCGGCGCGTTGTTCTTCGCCACCGCGGTACTGGATGCGCAGCGTGAGTACCAACTGCCGCTGTGGCTCGACACGATCGCCGCCGAGCAGGCGGCGAGCACCTTTGCTGCCGTGGGGCTCGTCAATGCCTTGCTGGTCGTCCTGCTGACGCAACCACTGATCGCATTGACCGCTCGTTTCGGCACACTCGTCAATCTGGCCCTGGCGGCGATGTGCTATGGCATCGGGTTCGGTGCCTATGCGCTGGTCGAGCACACCGCATTGATTTTGTCGTTCGTTCTTTTCTGGACGATGGGCGAGATTCTCGGCATCACCCATATCACCGCATTGATCTCTCAGGAGGCCTCATTGCAGACCCAGGCCCGTCTTTTTTCCCTGATACCCATTCTCCTGGCGACCGCCAGAATGGTCTCGGTGGGATTGGGCGCCTCGTTGATTGCCAGCGTCGGCTTCACCCTGAGCTGGAGCCTTTACGGCGCACTGGGGGTGTTGTTCGCAGGCGTATGCCTGTTGTGGTTCAAGCGGGAAGGCGCAGTAACACCTGCTTCGTCGGCGCAAGAAAGTTGA